The following are encoded in a window of Haloarcula halophila genomic DNA:
- a CDS encoding metal-dependent hydrolase: MYRLGHYGTALLVYAPLGLGLLVADLPNLAVLGGALSLGLAPVPDYDQRLPLVSHRGITHTFLFAGVVGGVLGGLGWAVGASTDARSAILLGAFGALVGTTSVLAHLLADIITPAGIAPLWPLSARTYTLDLARADNTLANYLLLGLGVLAVTAVAAVTPIR, from the coding sequence ATGTACCGGCTCGGCCACTATGGGACGGCCCTGCTCGTGTACGCGCCACTGGGACTGGGGTTGCTCGTCGCCGACCTCCCGAACCTGGCGGTCCTGGGCGGCGCGCTCTCACTGGGACTCGCGCCCGTGCCCGACTACGATCAGCGGCTCCCGCTCGTGAGTCACCGCGGGATCACCCATACGTTCCTGTTTGCCGGCGTCGTCGGCGGAGTGTTGGGTGGCCTCGGCTGGGCCGTCGGTGCGTCCACCGACGCGCGATCCGCGATACTCCTGGGAGCGTTCGGCGCGCTCGTCGGAACGACCAGTGTCCTCGCACATCTACTGGCGGATATCATCACGCCGGCCGGTATCGCGCCTTTGTGGCCACTATCGGCCCGGACCTACACGCTCGACCTCGCGCGAGCGGACAACACGCTGGCGAACTACCTCCTGCTCGGACTGGGTGTCCTGGCAGTGACGGCGGTCGCAGCGGTGACGCCGATCAGATGA
- a CDS encoding ABC1 kinase family protein, translating to MSESQRPRPSGLGIRVRALWRAFVVAWQFVPLAVAWLRDRRRFLVVGRSRTVTSADRRRRAEFLKDTFVELGPAFIKLGQMLSTRPDALPIEYTEILSELQDKVPPEDWSEIEPALEAELGPIDEQFDEFDRDPISGASLGQVYTAELDGQRVAVKVLRPNIRTRVESDLRVLETLTPILVRGAEPAQAFTLENLTEEFAATIRREMDYAHEARMLDTIGGNFADDDRIAVPEVVGSHSTDRVVTMSYVDGVKIDDVERLDEIGVDRSALVQRLEEVYMQMIVEDGVFHADPHPGNLAVQPDGTIVFYDFGMTGYLGPRTREQLLEFYVALAADDVNRVMDAFVAMGALDPAADREVMREAFEIVIDQFRGEDISDLRIEQLVGEFESQLYAFPMRLPQDLALVVRVSTVLEGVCRTLDPEFDFIEIITEYVTDQQRSEAGKAIGAEVRDAVASSGRSLVTGGPRAEDALDRADRGDLHLRTVLADSDGLLGLMARRLLLGLAVAVGVPLVAFLYLAGGLQPAAVAAGATTVVAGVLVWSFRRQRGPQFGTPQFTRHELRQRRDDSSDQ from the coding sequence GTGAGTGAGTCCCAGCGGCCCCGTCCATCGGGGCTCGGCATCCGCGTTCGGGCCCTCTGGCGTGCGTTCGTCGTAGCTTGGCAGTTCGTCCCGCTCGCGGTCGCCTGGCTCCGGGACCGACGGCGGTTCCTGGTCGTCGGCCGCTCGCGGACGGTCACGAGCGCGGACCGCCGTCGCCGCGCCGAGTTCCTCAAGGACACCTTCGTCGAGTTGGGGCCGGCCTTCATCAAACTCGGGCAGATGCTCTCGACCCGGCCCGACGCCCTTCCGATCGAGTATACGGAGATCCTCTCGGAACTACAGGACAAGGTCCCACCCGAGGACTGGAGCGAGATCGAACCGGCGCTGGAGGCGGAACTGGGACCCATCGACGAGCAGTTCGACGAGTTCGACCGCGATCCCATCAGCGGTGCCTCGCTCGGGCAGGTCTACACTGCGGAACTCGACGGCCAGCGCGTCGCCGTCAAGGTCCTCCGGCCGAATATCCGGACCCGCGTCGAGTCGGACCTGCGGGTCCTGGAGACGCTGACGCCGATCCTGGTCCGCGGGGCGGAGCCCGCACAGGCGTTCACGCTGGAGAACCTCACCGAGGAGTTCGCCGCGACGATCCGCCGGGAGATGGATTACGCCCACGAGGCACGGATGCTCGACACGATCGGCGGGAACTTCGCCGACGACGACCGCATCGCCGTCCCGGAGGTCGTCGGGAGTCACTCGACGGACCGCGTGGTGACGATGAGCTACGTCGACGGGGTGAAGATCGACGACGTCGAACGGCTCGACGAGATCGGTGTCGACAGGAGTGCGCTCGTCCAGCGGTTAGAGGAGGTGTACATGCAGATGATCGTCGAGGACGGCGTCTTTCACGCCGACCCACATCCGGGGAACCTCGCGGTCCAGCCCGACGGAACCATCGTCTTCTACGACTTCGGGATGACTGGTTACCTGGGACCCCGGACCCGCGAACAGTTGCTGGAGTTCTACGTCGCGCTGGCGGCCGACGACGTGAATCGGGTGATGGACGCCTTCGTGGCGATGGGCGCACTCGATCCCGCTGCCGACCGCGAAGTGATGCGGGAGGCCTTCGAAATCGTTATCGACCAGTTCCGCGGCGAGGACATCAGCGACCTCCGGATCGAACAGCTCGTCGGCGAGTTCGAGAGCCAACTGTACGCGTTCCCGATGCGACTCCCACAGGACCTGGCGCTCGTGGTCCGGGTCTCGACTGTTCTGGAGGGAGTCTGTCGGACGCTCGATCCGGAGTTCGACTTCATCGAGATCATCACGGAGTACGTCACCGATCAACAGCGGAGCGAGGCCGGCAAAGCCATCGGAGCGGAGGTCCGCGACGCCGTCGCCTCGTCGGGACGGTCGCTCGTGACCGGCGGGCCACGGGCCGAGGACGCGCTCGACAGGGCCGACCGGGGCGACCTCCACCTGCGAACAGTGCTGGCCGACAGCGACGGCCTGCTCGGACTGATGGCCCGGCGGCTCCTGCTGGGGCTCGCCGTCGCAGTCGGCGTTCCACTCGTCGCCTTCCTCTATCTGGCCGGCGGGCTCCAGCCGGCCGCCGTCGCCGCCGGTGCGACGACGGTGGTCGCCGGCGTCCTCGTCTGGTCGTTCCGACGGCAGCGTGGCCCGCAGTTCGGAACCCCGCAGTTCACCCGCCACGAACTGCGACAGCGGCGGGACGACAGCTCCGACCAGTGA
- a CDS encoding AsnC family transcriptional regulator, whose product MRGLDDTDREILDLLLSDARRPYSDIAEQVGLSAPAVSDRVDRLHEMGIIRGFTVDIDRSLLRSGVPVLINIDAAPGRGAAVAAGMADTDAVEHSFRTADDHVLVTATVHQTEVGALLDRAVEDMSDVADYEVRLLADSEWRPGLAGPEFAPDCAECGNTVDEEGVRRTLDGEPYYFCCESCAKRFVDQYESLKDGI is encoded by the coding sequence ATGCGTGGCCTCGACGACACCGACCGCGAGATCCTCGACCTTTTGCTTTCGGACGCACGCCGACCGTACAGCGATATCGCCGAGCAGGTCGGCCTCTCGGCGCCGGCCGTCTCCGACCGGGTCGACAGATTACACGAGATGGGAATCATCCGCGGGTTCACCGTCGATATCGACCGCTCGCTGCTCCGGTCGGGCGTCCCCGTTCTGATCAACATCGACGCTGCGCCCGGGCGGGGAGCAGCCGTCGCCGCCGGGATGGCCGACACCGACGCCGTCGAACACAGTTTTCGAACGGCGGACGATCACGTCCTCGTGACGGCCACCGTCCACCAGACCGAGGTGGGCGCGCTGCTGGACCGTGCTGTCGAGGACATGAGCGACGTGGCCGACTACGAGGTCCGACTGCTGGCCGACAGCGAGTGGCGGCCCGGCCTGGCCGGCCCGGAGTTCGCTCCTGATTGTGCCGAGTGTGGCAACACCGTCGACGAGGAGGGGGTCCGACGGACCCTCGACGGGGAGCCGTACTACTTCTGCTGTGAGTCCTGCGCCAAGCGGTTCGTCGACCAGTACGAGTCGCTGAAAGACGGGATTTAG
- a CDS encoding MTH865 family protein, with translation MVDKADLREQFTEAFQDAEYPISSPMDLVPALPAGPSTKFESGEFSMTAMELNTKLDGEFPYDSVNDFVDDVMASLEDQDLI, from the coding sequence ATGGTCGACAAAGCGGACCTTCGCGAGCAGTTCACCGAGGCGTTCCAGGACGCAGAGTACCCCATCTCCAGCCCGATGGATCTCGTGCCGGCGCTGCCGGCCGGGCCGTCGACGAAGTTCGAGTCCGGGGAGTTCTCGATGACTGCGATGGAACTCAACACGAAACTCGACGGCGAGTTCCCCTACGACAGCGTCAACGACTTCGTCGACGACGTGATGGCGTCGCTCGAAGACCAGGACCTCATCTGA
- a CDS encoding TMEM165/GDT1 family protein, with product MSEVTWFTVVLIAAGSQLAVLPGEKVQFIIAGLSTRFSPYLVVAAAGTAFAGWTAIEIWLGSTVLQLLPAIVLDALTAVLFLVFAYLLVRTAPGKDAPQRSPSNAITTDGGELDVRVPVLDWKVPNALGGFLPIFAMMAFGEFGDKTQIITVSLAAQYAAHPTAIWTGEMLAIIPVSLANALFFHRFSHTFDIRKAHFAGAALFLFFALDFGLKVTLGVSVWEQLVTTVANALPV from the coding sequence GTGAGCGAGGTCACCTGGTTCACCGTCGTGCTCATCGCGGCCGGGTCGCAACTCGCTGTGTTACCCGGGGAAAAAGTCCAGTTCATCATCGCTGGCCTCTCGACGCGGTTTAGCCCCTATCTGGTCGTCGCCGCAGCAGGGACGGCCTTCGCCGGCTGGACGGCCATCGAGATCTGGCTGGGGAGTACGGTCCTGCAGCTCCTGCCCGCTATCGTGCTGGACGCGCTGACGGCAGTCCTGTTTCTCGTATTCGCATACCTGCTGGTCCGGACGGCGCCCGGGAAAGACGCCCCCCAGCGGTCGCCCTCCAACGCCATCACGACCGACGGCGGCGAACTGGACGTTCGCGTCCCGGTTCTGGACTGGAAAGTTCCCAACGCGCTCGGGGGCTTTCTCCCGATCTTCGCCATGATGGCCTTCGGCGAGTTCGGCGACAAGACCCAGATCATCACCGTCTCGCTGGCGGCACAGTACGCCGCCCATCCGACGGCGATCTGGACCGGCGAGATGCTGGCGATCATCCCCGTGAGCCTCGCTAACGCGCTGTTCTTCCACCGATTCTCTCACACCTTCGACATCCGGAAGGCCCACTTCGCAGGGGCAGCACTGTTCCTGTTTTTCGCGCTGGACTTCGGGCTGAAGGTGACCCTCGGCGTCTCCGTCTGGGAACAGCTCGTGACCACGGTAGCGAACGCCCTTCCGGTCTGA
- a CDS encoding heavy metal translocating P-type ATPase, whose protein sequence is MTTTTARLELTGMSCANCSATIEERVGELAGVSHVDANYATDEGSVEYDPDQVTLAEIFDAVEDAGYGVVTETVTVGITDMSCANCAETSAEALASTPGVVSADVNYATDEAQVTYNPADASIEDLYDAVESAGYTPVREDDDGEGGQSSSERRDAARDAETRRQRRLTLFGAAFSLPLLVMMADHLLGLGLLAGTVVGQYQGIVAFLLATPVQALLGRPFYENAYTALVKNRRANMDVLIALGSSTAYFYSVAALFGLIASTGLYFDTAAFILVFITLGNYLEARSKSQAGAAIQQLLEMEADTATVVHEDGSEAEIELSEVEVGDRLKVRPGEKIPTDGVVRDGNSAVDESMVTGESVPVEKEPGDEVVGSTVNQNGVLVVEATKVGEETAIQQIAERVRAAQSRQPDIQNVADRISAYFVPAVIANAVLWAVVWALTPDLLASFVGGLPIWGLAAGGPAAVGVTEFAVVVFASAVLIACPCALGLATPAATMVGTAIGARNGVLFKGGDILERVRDVDTVVFDKTGTLTEGEMELTDVEAVGPAADGGTLRTERERTAEFVLEVAASAESGSEHPLAEAIVEGARERGIDVEEPESFENVPGQGVRATTSHGDVLVGNRTLHSEAGVDVGPAEDRLDALEREGKTAMLVALRADGDDEYHLLGVLADADTVKGTAADAVSQLRERGTDVWLVTGDNERTARAVAEQVGIDPDNVKASVLPEDKADAVDDLQADGRRAMMVGDGVNDAPALAAAAVGCAIGSGTDVAIEAADVTLLRDDPADVLKAIRISEATLRKIKQNLFWALGYNTVMIPLASLGLLQPALAAGAMAASSVSVLANSLAFRRYVPDSDYRLLGFLQP, encoded by the coding sequence ATGACCACCACAACGGCCCGGTTGGAGCTAACGGGCATGAGTTGTGCGAACTGTTCGGCGACCATCGAGGAGCGCGTCGGCGAGTTAGCGGGGGTCAGTCACGTCGACGCGAACTACGCCACCGACGAAGGGTCGGTGGAGTACGACCCCGACCAGGTGACGCTCGCCGAGATATTCGACGCGGTCGAGGACGCCGGCTACGGCGTCGTCACGGAGACGGTGACAGTCGGCATCACCGACATGTCCTGTGCCAACTGCGCGGAGACCAGCGCCGAGGCCCTGGCGTCGACCCCGGGCGTCGTCAGCGCCGACGTGAACTACGCGACCGACGAGGCACAGGTCACCTACAACCCGGCCGACGCGTCGATCGAGGACCTCTATGACGCCGTCGAGTCCGCCGGCTACACGCCGGTTCGCGAGGACGACGACGGAGAGGGCGGCCAGTCCTCCAGCGAACGCCGGGACGCCGCCCGCGACGCCGAGACCCGGAGACAGCGCCGGCTGACGCTGTTCGGGGCAGCGTTCTCGCTCCCGCTGCTGGTGATGATGGCCGATCACCTGCTGGGTCTCGGCCTCCTCGCTGGGACGGTCGTCGGCCAGTACCAGGGGATCGTCGCCTTCCTGCTGGCGACGCCGGTCCAGGCGCTGCTCGGACGGCCGTTCTACGAGAACGCCTACACGGCGCTCGTCAAGAACCGCCGGGCCAACATGGACGTACTGATCGCACTCGGTTCGTCGACGGCCTACTTCTACTCCGTCGCGGCTCTGTTCGGTTTGATCGCCTCGACGGGCCTGTACTTCGATACCGCGGCGTTCATCCTGGTGTTCATCACGCTGGGGAACTACCTCGAAGCCCGCTCGAAGAGCCAGGCCGGCGCGGCCATCCAGCAACTGCTGGAGATGGAGGCCGACACTGCCACGGTCGTCCACGAGGACGGCAGCGAGGCGGAGATCGAACTCTCCGAAGTCGAGGTCGGCGACCGACTGAAGGTTCGGCCCGGCGAGAAGATCCCGACCGACGGGGTCGTCCGGGACGGCAACTCGGCGGTCGACGAGTCGATGGTCACCGGCGAGTCCGTCCCGGTCGAGAAGGAACCCGGCGACGAGGTCGTCGGCTCGACGGTCAACCAGAACGGCGTCCTCGTCGTCGAGGCGACGAAGGTCGGCGAGGAGACCGCCATCCAGCAGATCGCCGAGCGCGTGCGGGCGGCCCAGTCGCGCCAGCCCGACATCCAGAACGTCGCCGACCGCATCTCGGCGTACTTCGTCCCCGCGGTCATCGCCAACGCCGTCCTCTGGGCGGTCGTCTGGGCGCTCACGCCGGATCTGCTGGCGTCGTTCGTCGGCGGGCTCCCGATCTGGGGGCTGGCGGCCGGCGGCCCCGCCGCCGTCGGCGTCACCGAGTTCGCCGTCGTCGTGTTCGCCTCCGCAGTGTTGATCGCCTGCCCCTGCGCGCTGGGGCTGGCGACGCCGGCCGCGACGATGGTCGGCACCGCAATCGGCGCCCGCAACGGTGTCCTGTTCAAGGGCGGCGATATCCTCGAACGGGTCCGCGACGTGGATACCGTCGTCTTCGACAAGACGGGCACGCTGACCGAAGGCGAGATGGAACTGACCGACGTGGAAGCGGTCGGCCCCGCTGCCGACGGTGGGACGTTGCGGACGGAACGGGAGCGGACTGCCGAGTTCGTCCTCGAAGTCGCCGCCAGCGCCGAATCGGGTAGCGAGCACCCGCTCGCGGAAGCTATCGTTGAGGGCGCACGCGAGCGTGGGATCGACGTCGAGGAGCCCGAATCCTTCGAGAACGTCCCCGGCCAGGGTGTCCGAGCGACGACGAGTCACGGCGACGTGCTGGTGGGCAACCGGACGCTGCACTCGGAGGCCGGCGTCGACGTGGGTCCCGCCGAGGACCGCCTGGATGCCCTCGAACGCGAGGGGAAGACGGCGATGCTCGTCGCGCTCCGGGCCGACGGCGACGACGAGTACCACCTGCTGGGCGTGCTGGCCGACGCCGACACGGTCAAGGGGACGGCCGCGGACGCCGTCTCGCAACTCCGCGAGCGAGGGACCGACGTGTGGCTCGTCACCGGGGACAACGAGCGGACCGCCCGCGCCGTCGCCGAGCAGGTCGGCATCGACCCCGACAACGTCAAGGCCAGCGTCCTGCCGGAGGACAAGGCCGACGCCGTCGACGACCTCCAAGCCGACGGACGACGGGCGATGATGGTCGGGGACGGCGTCAACGACGCGCCGGCACTCGCCGCCGCAGCCGTCGGGTGTGCCATCGGCTCTGGCACCGACGTGGCCATCGAGGCCGCGGACGTGACGCTGCTCCGTGACGACCCCGCCGACGTACTCAAGGCGATCCGCATCTCCGAGGCCACGCTCCGGAAGATCAAACAGAACCTCTTCTGGGCGCTGGGGTACAACACCGTGATGATCCCCCTGGCCTCTCTGGGACTGCTCCAGCCGGCCCTGGCGGCTGGGGCGATGGCCGCCTCCTCGGTGTCGGTGCTGGCGAACAGCCTCGCGTTCCGCCGGTACGTCCCCGACAGCGATTACCGGCTGCTCGGGTTCCTGCAGCCGTAG
- a CDS encoding metal-dependent transcriptional regulator → MLSAKMEDYLKAIYRLEREGEAPVATSTIAETVGVTPPTATSMIEKLTDQEFLEREKYKGVTLTPEGETIALEVIRHHRLLETFLTEELGYDWATVHEEAEILEHHISEEFEQRLAEALDDPDVDPHGDPIPNDALEPIEDVPVSVLSDYDEGVQVEVARVRDREPDELTYLDGVGITPGTVLSITEVAPIGMVTVSLDSGDSVSLPEGVADAIQVHPPESDRAENGVTKA, encoded by the coding sequence ATGTTGAGTGCGAAGATGGAGGACTATCTCAAGGCGATCTATCGGCTCGAACGGGAGGGCGAGGCGCCGGTCGCCACTTCGACGATCGCCGAGACGGTGGGCGTCACCCCGCCGACAGCGACGAGTATGATCGAGAAACTGACCGATCAGGAGTTTCTCGAACGCGAGAAGTACAAAGGTGTCACCCTGACGCCGGAGGGCGAGACCATCGCGCTGGAAGTCATCCGCCACCACCGGTTGCTGGAGACGTTTCTCACGGAGGAACTGGGCTACGACTGGGCGACGGTCCACGAGGAAGCCGAGATCCTGGAACACCACATCAGCGAGGAGTTCGAACAGCGCCTGGCCGAGGCACTGGACGACCCCGACGTCGACCCCCACGGCGATCCGATCCCCAACGACGCCCTGGAGCCGATCGAGGACGTACCGGTGTCGGTCCTCTCGGACTACGACGAAGGGGTCCAGGTGGAGGTCGCTCGCGTCCGGGACCGAGAGCCCGACGAACTCACGTATCTCGACGGAGTGGGGATCACTCCCGGGACGGTGCTCAGTATCACCGAGGTAGCGCCGATCGGGATGGTCACCGTCTCGCTCGACTCGGGGGACTCGGTCTCGCTGCCGGAGGGTGTCGCGGACGCGATCCAGGTCCATCCGCCGGAGAGCGACCGCGCCGAGAACGGAGTGACCAAAGCGTGA